A genomic stretch from Clavelina lepadiformis chromosome 5, kaClaLepa1.1, whole genome shotgun sequence includes:
- the LOC143460656 gene encoding proline dehydrogenase 1, mitochondrial-like produces MYKVGLNCAIRCGVSRKSQLFFREPPRLQSVLSTRLSSRVLCGFNPWRGLNEDNLKVHKKGSTEVGQLKKASFMLRFTSLLHSDSKRNFETIGVSNVSESKKKLVEKQWDIDFENAEKAYMNKSTFEILRAALVFQLCTINFLVDNGIYMAKYVEKIFGQKIFKTLMKLTVYGHFVAGENQEEIKTVINKLQENGVGAILDYGVEEDLSEEKAKDLEMTSCTSDADHHEEHGGGKYKPHRQFGDRRQKVVSARTYFYEGEEKCDENMKIFLKCIDAAEFATDGGFAAIKLTALGRPQFLLQFSEVLTKARQLFQKYSGRDGDIVSRKFDLKRFENKSEKLGVLMSRDESRKWFTWMDRDDTGFVDLLDWNELIADNRKFSKLFNVIDPVTGEEQSLLPNLSDSEEAQMKRMLQRVDVLAQSALEKGVRLMIDAEQSYFQPAISRITMEMMRKFNKDRTVIMNTYQCYLKDARDNVLADLALSKREQFHFGLKLVRGAYMLQERERAQEFDYDDPIQSNYDETNSNYNQLLNFLLQEIFCEGNITIMAATHNEESVKYALKTMRELDMTSEQLSQVYFGQLLGMCDHITFPLGHAGHHAFKYVPFGPVADVLPYLHRRAQENKSVLSASKKERQMLRRELWRRAKNMMHLSKPQVARSHVTE; encoded by the exons ATGTATAAGGTTGGCTTAAACTGTGCCATCAGATGTGGTGTGTCACGTAAAAGCCAACTCTTTTTCCGGGAACCACCCAGACTGCAAAGTGTTTTATCTACCAGGTTAAGCTCAAGAGTGCTATGTGGATTTAATCCTTGGCGAGGATTAAATGAAGACAATTTAAAAGTACACAAAAAAGGAAGCACTGAAGTCGGCCAACTGAAGAAAGCAAGTTTTATGTTACGTTTTACATCTCTGCTGCACAGTGATTCAAAgagaaattttgaaacaattggTGTTTCAAATGTTTCTGAAAGTAAAAAGAAACTTGTTGAAAAACAATGGGATATAGATTTTGAAAACGCTGAAAAAGCGTACATGAATAAATCAACATTTGAAATATTGAGAGCTGCACTGGTATTTCAGCTTTGCACAATTAACTTTCTTGTTGATAATGGCATTTAT ATGGCGAAGTATgtggaaaaaatttttggcCAAAAGATTTTTAAGACTCTTATGAAACTCACAGTCTATGGCCATTTTGTTGCCGGTGAAAATCAAGAAGAAATAAAG ACCGTGATCAATAAACTTCAAGAAAATGGAGTGGGTGCCATTTTAGATTATGGGGTGGAGGAGGATCTCTCTGAAGAGAAGGCCAAGGATCTTGAAATGACTTCTTGTACATCGGATGCCGACCACCACGAAG AACATGGCGGTGGAAAATACAAACCCCATCGACAATTTGGGGATCGTCGTCAGAAAGTTGTCAGTGCAAGAACTTATTTCTACGAGGGCGAAGAAAAATGTGATGagaacatgaaaatatttttgaa GTGCATTGATGCTGCAGAATTCGCCACTGATGGAGGATTTGCTGCGATTAAATTAACAGCTCTTGGTCGACCACAGTTTTTA TTACAATTCTCAGAAGTATTAACGAAAGCGAGACAGTTGTTTCAAAAATACTCTGGCAGAGATGGAGATATTGTAAGCAGGAAATTTGATTTGAAAAGATTTGAG AACAAGTCAGAGAAGTTGGGAGTTTTAATGAGTCGTGACGAGTCAAGAAAATGGTTTACATGGATGGATCGGGATGACACAGGATTTGTCGATCTACTTGACTGGAACGAATTAATTGCTGATAATCGAAAATTTTCAAAGCTCTTCAACGTGATTGACCCAGTT ACTGGTGAAGAGCAGTCGCTCCTACCCAACTTGAGTGACTCGGAAGAGGCCCAGATGAAGAGGATGTTGCAGAGAGTTGACGTGCTCGCTCAGAGCGCTCTCGAGAAAGGAGTCCGGTTGATGATCGATGCAGAGCAGTCTTACTTCCAACCAGCAATCAGCCGCATCACCATGGAAATGATGAGGAAATTTAATAAGGATCGAACGGTTATCATGAACACTTACCAGTGCTACTTGAAG GACGCTCGAGACAACGTCCTGGCTGACTTGGCGCTCTCAAAGCGGGAACAATTCCACTTTGGTTTGAAGCTTGTCAGAGGTGCCTATATGCTCCAGGAGCGCGAACGAGCTCAAGAGTTTGATTATGATGATCCGATACAATCtaattatgacgaaacaaacaG CAATTACAACCAGCTCCTCAATTTTCTTCTGCAAGAAATTTTCTGCGAAGGCAATATCACAATCATGGCGGCAACTCATAACGAAGAAAGCGTGAAATACGCACTGAAAAC AATGCGAGAGTTGGACATGACGTCAGAACAATTGTCGCAAGTTTATTTCGGTCAGTTACTTGGTATGTGCGACCACATCACGTTTCCACTTG GACATGCAGGGCACCATGCATTCAAATACGTCCCTTTCGGCCCCGTAGCAGACGTCTTGCCCTATCTTCACAGACGTGCACAGGAAAACAAATCCGTTCTAAGCGCATCCAAGAAAGAGCGTCAGATGTTGCGACGCGAGCTTTGGCGTCGAGCCAAGAATATGATGCACTTGTCGAAGCCACAAGTCGCTCGTAGTCACGTGACGGAATAG